The proteins below are encoded in one region of Lactuca sativa cultivar Salinas chromosome 3, Lsat_Salinas_v11, whole genome shotgun sequence:
- the LOC111898072 gene encoding uncharacterized protein LOC111898072: MEICKRRPLVPVRQNVRDVVATLMGQEEQRQSPLTTDGIEKLHANQISFSEMVFRVTPSLSEHIKLCKSAKEIWDTLQNLFEGSENMKDKRLTSVFNTLDTFITTPAESVASASSRYRIIVNNMTDHGIVQTPLE, encoded by the coding sequence ATGGAGATCTGTAAAAGAAGGCCACTTGTTCCCGTTAGACAAAATGTAAGAGATGTTGTTGCAACTCTCATGGGACAGGAAGAACAACGTCAATCACCTCTCACCACTGATGGCATTGAGAAATTGCATGCAAATCAAATTTCTTTTTCCGAAATGGTGTTTCGTGTTACTCCTTCTCTCTCTGAGCACATTAAGTTGTGTAAATctgctaaagagatttgggacacacTCCAAAACCTATTTGAAGGATCAGAAAACATGAAGGATAAGCGTTTGACTTCCGTTTTCAACACGTTAGATACTTTCATCACAACTCCCGCTGAATCAGTTGCCTCGGCCTCTAGCAGATACCGAATCATCGTCAACAACATGACAGATCATGGGATTGTCCAAACTCCACTTGAATAA